The following are encoded in a window of Miltoncostaea marina genomic DNA:
- a CDS encoding ABC transporter substrate-binding protein, with protein sequence MIRAAAALALTGRYGPLGRQAAAGLRAWAAAAGVRLRLEDDRSDPERSGRLTAALASSADLLFGPYGSGPGRAAARAMAGRPEVVWNHGAAEVPRTGARVVDVIGPAGSYWRGLPAALAAAEGGGEPVALVRAPGGFGAAVAAGARRALAAAGRPPVAELALAPADPGAAVAGALAAGAGWVAGGGRMEDDLALARAAAGAGLRAALVVCGVAALGEELGERAAGWLGPVAWDGVATGPVAPPAGCDYPAAQAIGAGCVALEALRAAGSAAPDALWAAARALRTRTIIGPFAVDAEGRQVAHSPSIVRWERAAGGVRRVVVWRPPPPGP encoded by the coding sequence GTGATCCGCGCGGCGGCCGCCCTGGCGCTGACCGGCCGCTACGGGCCGCTCGGGCGCCAGGCGGCGGCCGGGCTGCGCGCCTGGGCCGCGGCGGCGGGCGTGCGCCTGCGGCTGGAGGACGACCGCAGCGACCCGGAGCGCAGCGGCCGGCTGACCGCGGCCCTGGCCTCGTCGGCGGACCTGCTGTTCGGCCCCTACGGCAGCGGCCCCGGCCGCGCCGCCGCGCGCGCGATGGCGGGCCGCCCCGAGGTGGTGTGGAACCACGGCGCCGCCGAGGTGCCGCGCACCGGCGCCCGGGTGGTCGATGTGATCGGCCCCGCGGGCTCGTACTGGCGCGGCCTGCCCGCCGCGCTCGCCGCCGCCGAGGGCGGCGGCGAGCCGGTGGCGCTGGTGCGGGCGCCCGGCGGGTTCGGGGCCGCCGTCGCGGCCGGCGCCCGTCGCGCCCTGGCCGCGGCGGGCCGGCCGCCCGTGGCCGAACTGGCGCTCGCCCCGGCCGACCCCGGCGCGGCCGTGGCCGGCGCGCTGGCCGCCGGCGCCGGGTGGGTGGCCGGCGGCGGACGCATGGAGGACGACCTGGCGCTCGCCCGGGCGGCCGCCGGCGCGGGGCTGCGCGCGGCCCTGGTGGTGTGCGGCGTGGCAGCCCTCGGCGAGGAGCTCGGCGAGCGCGCCGCCGGCTGGCTCGGCCCCGTCGCCTGGGACGGCGTCGCGACCGGGCCGGTGGCGCCGCCGGCCGGCTGCGACTACCCGGCCGCCCAGGCGATCGGGGCGGGCTGCGTGGCCCTGGAGGCGCTCCGCGCCGCCGGCTCGGCCGCGCCCGACGCCCTCTGGGCCGCCGCCCGCGCCCTGCGCACGCGGACCATCATCGGGCCGTTCGCCGTCGACGCGGAGGGCCGCCAGGTGGCCCACTCGCCGTCGATCGTGCGGTGGGAGCGGGCGGCGGGCGGCGTGCGCAGGGTCGTCGTGTGGCGCCCGCCGCCGCCGGGGCCGTGA
- a CDS encoding (deoxy)nucleoside triphosphate pyrophosphohydrolase has protein sequence MSRSQVVVAAVIERGGRVLVSQRGPGVGQPGRWEFPGGKRERGEDDATALRRELREELGVELEVGPLLWTARAGPLVLRFFRCDWLPGQRPRPHGSEQFRWVRREDLPALRFPPADAPLVAALAEGRV, from the coding sequence GTGAGCCGGTCCCAGGTGGTCGTGGCGGCGGTCATCGAGCGCGGCGGGCGCGTGCTGGTGAGCCAGCGCGGCCCGGGCGTGGGCCAGCCGGGGCGCTGGGAGTTCCCGGGCGGCAAGCGCGAGCGCGGCGAGGACGACGCGACCGCCCTGCGCCGCGAGCTGCGCGAGGAGCTCGGCGTGGAGCTCGAGGTGGGTCCGCTGCTGTGGACGGCCCGGGCCGGGCCGCTCGTGCTGCGGTTCTTCCGCTGCGACTGGCTGCCGGGGCAGCGGCCGCGTCCGCACGGCAGCGAGCAGTTCCGGTGGGTGCGGCGGGAGGACCTGCCGGCGCTGCGCTTCCCGCCGGCCGACGCCCCCCTGGTCGCCGCCCTGGCGGAGGGGCGCGTCTAG
- a CDS encoding phosphate signaling complex PhoU family protein yields the protein MTTRLHFQAEIDGFRTGLVEMASLVLAQVERGVAAWEEVDATAASEVIAADEAVDARCAELDHKVFNLQLLEAPVAADQRLLHVGLIAVVALERVGDLAVAIAQAAKSVRPEGAVPETQALISRMSARAVDTLARAVQAIARGDADLGGQAKAEAAVVRGMLDEVLTSVAGAPDEPETRVWGAAAVLVARHLERVANNGGELGGRVRFLVSGEPFTRAADAPAGEPPAGGPRPG from the coding sequence ATGACGACGCGCCTCCACTTCCAGGCCGAGATCGACGGCTTCCGCACGGGGCTCGTGGAGATGGCGAGCCTCGTGCTGGCCCAGGTGGAGCGCGGCGTCGCCGCCTGGGAGGAGGTCGACGCGACCGCCGCCTCCGAGGTCATCGCGGCCGACGAGGCGGTCGACGCCCGCTGCGCCGAGCTCGACCACAAGGTCTTCAACCTGCAGCTGCTGGAGGCGCCCGTCGCGGCCGATCAGCGGCTGCTGCACGTCGGCCTCATCGCGGTCGTGGCCCTCGAGCGCGTCGGCGACCTGGCCGTCGCGATCGCCCAGGCGGCCAAGTCCGTGCGGCCCGAGGGCGCGGTGCCGGAGACCCAGGCGCTCATCTCCCGGATGAGCGCCCGCGCGGTCGACACCCTGGCGCGCGCCGTGCAGGCCATCGCCCGCGGCGACGCCGACCTCGGCGGTCAGGCGAAGGCCGAGGCCGCCGTCGTGCGGGGCATGCTCGACGAGGTCCTCACCAGCGTCGCCGGCGCGCCGGACGAGCCCGAGACGCGGGTCTGGGGCGCGGCGGCGGTGCTGGTGGCGCGCCACCTCGAGCGGGTGGCGAACAACGGCGGCGAGCTCGGCGGCCGGGTGCGCTTCCTGGTGAGCGGGGAGCCGTTCACCCGCGCGGCGGACGCCCCGGCCGGCGAGCCGCCGGCCGGCGGGCCCCGGCCCGGCTAG
- a CDS encoding DUF4430 domain-containing protein, translating to MLRTTFRATLAAACAAGIAAAPAVALDTTIRVEGSSATLIPESAIPIEGDGVATVFDRAGAAVDVSRASAFWQLYRATSSTGLGLGFESFPAFGAVMVQRVGPDENAGTTGWQYRVNHVGPAVGASDRALAQGDSVLWYYGAADGARELEATPSADRVGAGGTFTVAVTSYGADGAAAPAAGAQVRYGDVAATADAAGRATFVARGAGVRTVVATRAGDIRSAARAVCSFADDPTVCNLPPAAPGAAPAGAGQAAARADDVAPGSRVTRPRLGTRARSVRAIRGVVGADRSDVRRVDVALARRVGSQCRFRARSGGYTAPRPCGRRLFVRARQAGGNWLLPLKKPLAAGSWRVWVRATDGAGNRERVALNRINTGAFRVGDAPRRAGARR from the coding sequence ATGTTGCGCACCACCTTCCGGGCCACCCTGGCGGCCGCATGCGCCGCGGGGATCGCGGCCGCCCCGGCCGTCGCGCTCGACACCACCATCCGGGTCGAGGGGTCGTCCGCGACCCTCATCCCCGAGAGCGCCATCCCGATCGAGGGCGACGGCGTCGCGACCGTCTTCGACCGCGCCGGCGCGGCGGTGGACGTGAGCCGCGCGTCGGCCTTCTGGCAGCTCTACCGCGCCACCTCGAGCACCGGGCTCGGCCTGGGCTTCGAGTCGTTCCCGGCCTTCGGCGCCGTGATGGTGCAGCGCGTCGGCCCCGACGAGAACGCCGGCACCACCGGCTGGCAGTACCGGGTGAACCACGTCGGCCCGGCGGTCGGCGCGAGCGACCGCGCGCTGGCGCAGGGCGACAGCGTGCTCTGGTACTACGGCGCCGCCGACGGCGCCCGCGAGCTGGAGGCCACGCCGTCCGCCGACCGGGTGGGCGCCGGCGGGACGTTCACCGTCGCCGTCACGAGCTACGGCGCCGACGGCGCGGCCGCCCCGGCCGCGGGCGCCCAGGTGCGCTACGGCGACGTGGCCGCCACCGCCGACGCGGCGGGGCGCGCGACCTTCGTCGCCCGTGGCGCCGGCGTGCGCACCGTGGTCGCCACCCGCGCGGGCGACATCCGCAGCGCCGCCCGCGCGGTGTGCTCGTTCGCCGACGATCCCACGGTCTGCAACCTGCCCCCCGCCGCACCGGGCGCGGCGCCGGCGGGCGCCGGTCAGGCGGCCGCCCGGGCCGACGACGTCGCGCCCGGCAGCCGGGTCACCCGCCCGCGCCTCGGGACGCGGGCGCGCTCCGTGCGCGCGATCCGCGGCGTGGTCGGCGCCGACCGATCCGACGTGCGCCGCGTCGATGTGGCGCTGGCCAGGCGGGTCGGCAGCCAGTGCCGCTTCCGCGCGCGCTCCGGCGGCTACACCGCCCCGCGCCCGTGCGGACGGCGGCTGTTCGTGCGGGCCCGCCAGGCGGGCGGCAACTGGCTGTTGCCGCTGAAGAAGCCGCTCGCGGCGGGCTCGTGGCGGGTGTGGGTGCGGGCGACCGACGGCGCGGGCAACCGCGAGCGCGTCGCCCTCAACCGGATCAACACGGGCGCCTTCCGGGTCGGGGACGCGCCGCGCCGGGCGGGGGCCCGGCGATGA
- the glmU gene encoding bifunctional UDP-N-acetylglucosamine diphosphorylase/glucosamine-1-phosphate N-acetyltransferase GlmU, producing the protein MSIGAVVLAAGQGIRMRSSLPKVVHPLAGRPMVGWVLEALAGAGVERTVVVVGHGADTVRAALPGEVGVAVQERRLGTGDATRAGLAALDPACDAVLVACGDTPLLPAGLVARLIDDHASGGRAATILTAVLPDAGAYGRVVRGADGMVERVVEASDATPEELAIGEYNAGLYIFSRAALESALGRIAPHNAQGELYLTDALALLGGPVAAVTAEDPELAAGVNDRVDLAACEAALQRRLREELMRGGVTMPDPSAVYVEAGVAVGADTVLHPGTHLRGATTVGEGCVLGPDVVVTDSAIGDRCTVLSAHLVEARVADEAQVGPFAYLRPGTRMEPGSKVGTYVETKNTVLGERAKVPHLSYIGDAVVGERTNIGAGNITANYDGFRKHPTRIGARVRTGSDCVFVAPVTVGDDAMTGAGSIITDDVPEGSLGIARARQSIIEGFTAKAEARAREAATDAGEDRS; encoded by the coding sequence ATGAGCATCGGCGCCGTCGTCCTCGCCGCCGGCCAGGGAATCCGGATGCGCTCCTCCCTGCCGAAGGTCGTCCACCCGCTCGCCGGCCGCCCGATGGTCGGCTGGGTCCTCGAGGCGCTCGCCGGCGCCGGCGTCGAGCGCACCGTCGTCGTGGTCGGCCACGGCGCCGACACCGTGCGCGCCGCGCTGCCCGGCGAGGTCGGCGTGGCCGTCCAGGAGCGCCGTCTCGGCACGGGCGACGCCACCCGCGCGGGGCTCGCGGCGCTCGACCCCGCCTGCGACGCGGTCCTGGTGGCCTGCGGCGACACGCCCCTGCTGCCCGCCGGCCTCGTGGCCCGGCTGATCGACGACCACGCCTCCGGCGGCCGCGCCGCCACGATCCTCACCGCCGTCCTGCCGGACGCCGGCGCCTACGGGCGCGTGGTGCGCGGCGCCGACGGGATGGTGGAGCGCGTGGTCGAGGCGAGCGACGCGACGCCCGAGGAGCTCGCCATCGGCGAGTACAACGCGGGCCTCTACATCTTCTCGCGGGCCGCGCTCGAGTCGGCGCTCGGCCGCATCGCGCCGCACAACGCCCAGGGCGAGCTGTACCTGACCGACGCGCTCGCGCTGCTCGGCGGGCCGGTCGCCGCCGTGACCGCGGAGGACCCGGAGCTCGCGGCCGGCGTCAACGACCGCGTGGACCTGGCGGCCTGCGAGGCGGCACTGCAGCGGCGGCTGCGCGAGGAGCTGATGCGCGGCGGCGTCACGATGCCCGACCCCTCGGCCGTCTACGTCGAGGCCGGGGTCGCGGTCGGCGCCGACACGGTGCTGCACCCCGGCACCCACCTGCGCGGCGCGACCACGGTGGGCGAGGGCTGCGTCCTCGGCCCCGACGTGGTGGTCACCGACAGCGCCATCGGCGACCGCTGCACGGTGCTGAGCGCCCACCTGGTCGAGGCGCGGGTCGCGGACGAGGCGCAGGTCGGCCCGTTCGCCTACCTGCGGCCCGGCACGCGCATGGAGCCCGGCTCGAAGGTCGGCACCTACGTCGAGACGAAGAACACCGTCCTCGGGGAGCGCGCCAAGGTGCCCCACCTCTCGTACATCGGCGACGCCGTCGTCGGCGAGCGCACCAACATCGGAGCGGGCAACATCACCGCCAACTACGACGGCTTCCGCAAGCACCCCACCCGGATCGGCGCCCGGGTGCGCACCGGCTCCGACTGCGTCTTCGTGGCGCCGGTGACCGTCGGCGACGACGCCATGACGGGCGCCGGCTCGATCATCACCGACGACGTCCCGGAGGGCTCGCTCGGCATCGCCCGCGCGCGCCAGTCGATCATCGAGGGCTTCACGGCCAAGGCCGAGGCGCGCGCCCGCGAGGCCGCGACGGACGCGGGGGAGGACCGCTCGTGA
- a CDS encoding ribose-phosphate diphosphokinase has product MVFAGRSSQELGRRIAGRLGIDLGNVTLKTFANGEIYVRFEESVRGADVFLVQSTSRPVNDSLMELLIMINAAKLASAHRITAVIPWYGYSRQDKKSAPREPITAKLVADLLQAAGVDRVLTMDLHAGQVQGFFTIPVDHMTALPMFVDDFKERVYAGDLPERLVVVSPDAGRAKLANHFAERLGATLAVLTKQRPDHNEAEITLLIGDVKGCVAILIDDMIDTAGTLCAGAKVVKDAGATRVFAAATHGLLSGMAVERLRESVIEEVVITDTVPLPDEAAGSDRFRVLSVDRILADSVHNVFVDESVSAIFAGENQLF; this is encoded by the coding sequence ATGGTCTTCGCCGGGCGCTCGAGCCAGGAGCTCGGGCGCCGCATCGCCGGCCGGCTCGGCATCGACCTCGGCAACGTGACCCTGAAGACCTTCGCCAACGGCGAGATCTACGTGCGCTTCGAGGAGAGCGTGCGCGGCGCCGACGTGTTCCTCGTCCAGTCCACGTCGCGCCCGGTCAACGACTCCCTCATGGAGCTGCTGATCATGATCAACGCGGCGAAGCTGGCCTCGGCGCACCGCATCACGGCGGTGATCCCCTGGTACGGCTACTCGCGCCAGGACAAGAAGTCCGCGCCGCGCGAGCCGATCACCGCCAAGCTGGTCGCCGACCTGCTGCAGGCGGCCGGCGTCGACCGCGTGCTGACCATGGACCTCCACGCCGGCCAGGTGCAGGGCTTCTTCACGATCCCGGTCGACCACATGACCGCGCTGCCCATGTTCGTGGACGACTTCAAGGAGCGCGTCTACGCGGGTGACCTGCCCGAGCGGCTGGTCGTGGTGTCGCCGGACGCCGGCCGCGCGAAGCTCGCCAACCACTTCGCCGAGCGCCTCGGCGCCACGCTGGCCGTGCTCACGAAGCAGCGGCCCGACCACAACGAGGCCGAGATCACGCTGCTGATCGGCGACGTGAAGGGCTGCGTCGCGATCCTGATCGACGACATGATCGACACCGCCGGCACCCTCTGCGCCGGCGCGAAGGTCGTGAAGGACGCGGGCGCCACGCGCGTCTTCGCCGCCGCGACCCACGGCCTGCTCTCGGGCATGGCCGTCGAGCGGCTGCGCGAGTCGGTGATCGAGGAGGTCGTGATCACCGACACCGTCCCGCTGCCCGACGAGGCCGCCGGCTCGGACCGCTTCCGCGTGCTGTCCGTGGACCGGATCCTCGCCGACTCCGTCCACAACGTCTTCGTGGACGAGTCGGTGTCGGCGATCTTCGCCGGCGAGAACCAGCTCTTCTAG
- a CDS encoding 50S ribosomal protein L25 yields the protein MAHVALTAQPRAEFGNGPSRRLRRQGLVPGVVYQSGGPSLALALPGHDLKRTLVEGRTSVIDLRIGDDSGRPVLVKDWQLHPTRGDVMHVDFQEVDLTQEITTPVALTLVGSAVGVRDGGVLDQPLREVEVSALPDRLPDEIEADVSALAVGDAMTVADLVAPEGVTIVSDPETVVASVVAPTAEVEESEEGEGAEGAAAEGGESAGE from the coding sequence ATGGCACACGTCGCCCTCACCGCCCAGCCCCGAGCCGAGTTCGGCAACGGACCCTCCCGCCGCCTGCGCCGCCAGGGCCTCGTGCCCGGCGTCGTCTACCAGTCGGGGGGACCGTCGCTTGCGCTCGCCCTGCCGGGGCACGACCTCAAGCGGACCCTCGTCGAGGGGCGCACGTCGGTCATCGACCTGCGGATCGGCGACGACTCGGGGCGCCCGGTGCTCGTGAAGGACTGGCAGCTGCACCCCACGCGCGGCGACGTGATGCACGTCGACTTCCAGGAGGTCGACCTCACCCAGGAGATCACGACCCCGGTGGCGCTGACGCTGGTCGGCTCGGCCGTCGGCGTCCGCGACGGCGGCGTGCTCGACCAGCCGCTGCGCGAGGTCGAGGTGAGCGCGCTGCCGGACCGCCTGCCCGACGAGATCGAGGCCGACGTCTCGGCCCTCGCCGTGGGCGACGCCATGACCGTTGCCGACCTCGTCGCGCCCGAGGGCGTCACCATCGTCAGCGACCCCGAGACCGTCGTCGCGTCGGTCGTGGCCCCGACCGCCGAGGTGGAGGAGTCGGAGGAGGGCGAGGGCGCGGAGGGCGCGGCGGCCGAGGGCGGCGAGTCCGCCGGGGAGTAG
- the pth gene encoding aminoacyl-tRNA hydrolase, translating into MTATGPGPAEPLRLVAGLGNPGPRYAATRHNAGRMAVELVADRLGAGRPVARFRGLLREGRGPAGPVALLLPETYMNDSGDSVGPAAGSLHAPPERVLVVHDEIDLPFGAVRGKVGGGHGGHNGLRSVARGLGGGGFARVRIGVGRPPEGFRGDEADWVLMRFDEPREEVEALIARAADMIEAALGEGMQAAIERFHAAPPGARARARQERREARRAAPAAEAGGEGE; encoded by the coding sequence GTGACCGCGACGGGCCCGGGCCCCGCCGAACCGCTCCGGCTCGTCGCCGGGCTCGGCAACCCGGGCCCGCGCTACGCGGCCACGCGGCACAACGCGGGCCGCATGGCCGTCGAGCTGGTCGCCGACCGCCTGGGGGCGGGACGGCCGGTCGCGCGGTTCCGCGGGCTGCTGCGCGAGGGCCGCGGCCCGGCCGGGCCGGTCGCGCTGCTGCTGCCCGAGACCTACATGAACGACTCGGGTGACTCGGTCGGCCCGGCGGCCGGCAGCCTCCACGCGCCGCCCGAGCGGGTGCTGGTCGTGCACGACGAGATCGACCTGCCCTTCGGCGCCGTGCGCGGCAAGGTCGGCGGCGGGCACGGCGGCCACAACGGGTTGCGCTCGGTCGCGCGCGGTCTGGGCGGCGGCGGCTTCGCGCGCGTGCGCATCGGGGTCGGCCGGCCGCCCGAGGGCTTCCGCGGCGACGAGGCCGACTGGGTGCTGATGCGCTTCGACGAGCCGCGCGAGGAGGTCGAGGCCCTCATCGCCCGCGCCGCCGACATGATCGAGGCCGCCCTCGGCGAGGGCATGCAGGCGGCGATCGAGCGCTTCCACGCCGCACCGCCCGGCGCGCGGGCGCGCGCCCGCCAGGAGCGCCGCGAGGCCCGGCGCGCGGCCCCGGCCGCCGAGGCGGGGGGCGAGGGGGAGTGA
- the mfd gene encoding transcription-repair coupling factor, translating into MSATDLDRLIAGSPAVAAATAAADAGERAAALALARPAWPYALAALARAGERSLLAVAPGDDEARDLANELVAVLGRGAVALWPTRGVPAGASVGPSPHLVGQRARALATLGRPASVVVAGAPALAERVPAAAATSLEVRVGDRIELDELVDRLVALGYERVPQVEERGDLSVRGGILDVYPSTADLPARVELFGDEIESMRAFSAFTQRTIRPIDRLVAWPAAEPPDAGADPLADPRMALATVVRLAPGEHAAALREARERLEEEAQAGALAEPDAVEEALGRLASLDLAPPAGAGGAAFDAIEARFATRTPSEAEAELGRLVRSGLRVVLAFARRGEMSRAIARFDRLRPGDLGPGELPSPGALGAAVLPVRAGLISRELGVAIVPEERVMRRRRPAAQRGPVVGKRLQSFLDLKVGDHVVHEDHGIGRLTGFETRTVANLTRDYLALAFADGDRLYVPHDQLDKVTRYVGADGSAPALSKLGGKAWDRMKSRARAAVREMAGELIALYEARAAAKGFAFPADDELTRELERRFPYRETADQLRAIDAVADDMERPRPMDRLVCGDVGFGKTEVAMRAAFKAAAAGKQVLMLVPTTILAQQHLATFRDRFGDLPVSVDMVNRFRSAAETRDVLQRYRDGRLDVLIGTHRLLSMDVQPKDLGLVIVDEEQRFGVAQKESLRQLRLRVDVLAMSATPIPRTLQISLSGLRDISVIETPPPGRRPIATHVGEYDESLVAEALRREKARGGQSFFLHNRVETIEEAGERLRSLVPELRIITAHGQMHEHELEDRMLSFVRGEADVLVATTIIESGLDIPQANTLVVDRADALGLSQLYQIRGRVGRSDVTAHAYLFYPDAAALTREAASRLRALADYTELGSGLKIAMRDLEIRGAGNLLGDEQSGHVAAVGFELYLEMLNEAVMRGQGEEPAEADVRVDIAVSAYIPSDYVPLETAKIDLHRRIALASSLEEIATLRDEIEDRFGELPQAVEALLTVQRVRVKLRAAGASRIAVRSGRVTVGPVSLTSAQLRALREAQPKATYAGSERIASLPAGAQPGERLAAAEAALDALADTAALAA; encoded by the coding sequence GTGAGCGCGACGGATCTCGACCGGCTGATCGCCGGCAGCCCGGCGGTCGCCGCGGCGACCGCCGCCGCCGACGCCGGGGAGCGGGCGGCCGCGCTGGCGCTCGCGCGGCCGGCGTGGCCCTACGCGCTCGCCGCGCTGGCGCGGGCCGGCGAGCGCTCGCTGCTGGCCGTGGCCCCCGGCGACGACGAGGCGCGCGACCTCGCCAACGAGCTCGTCGCGGTGCTCGGCCGCGGCGCGGTGGCCCTGTGGCCCACCCGCGGCGTGCCGGCCGGGGCCAGCGTGGGTCCCTCGCCGCACCTGGTGGGCCAGCGGGCCCGCGCGCTGGCCACCCTCGGCAGGCCGGCCTCGGTGGTGGTGGCCGGCGCCCCGGCGCTGGCCGAGCGCGTCCCGGCCGCGGCGGCGACGTCGCTCGAGGTGCGGGTGGGCGACCGCATCGAGCTCGACGAGCTGGTCGACCGCCTCGTCGCGCTGGGCTACGAGCGGGTGCCGCAGGTGGAGGAGCGCGGCGACCTCTCGGTGCGCGGCGGCATCCTCGACGTCTATCCCTCGACGGCCGACCTGCCGGCCCGCGTGGAGCTGTTCGGCGACGAGATCGAGAGCATGCGCGCGTTCTCGGCGTTCACGCAGCGCACCATCCGCCCCATCGACCGCCTCGTGGCCTGGCCGGCGGCCGAGCCGCCGGACGCCGGCGCCGACCCGCTGGCCGACCCACGGATGGCGCTCGCGACCGTGGTGCGGCTCGCCCCCGGCGAGCACGCGGCCGCGCTGCGCGAGGCGCGCGAGCGGCTCGAGGAGGAGGCCCAGGCCGGCGCGCTCGCCGAGCCGGACGCCGTGGAGGAGGCCCTCGGGCGCCTGGCGTCCCTGGACCTGGCCCCGCCCGCCGGCGCGGGGGGCGCCGCGTTCGACGCGATCGAGGCGCGCTTCGCCACGCGCACGCCGTCCGAGGCCGAGGCCGAGCTCGGCCGCCTGGTGCGCTCGGGCCTGCGGGTGGTGCTGGCCTTCGCCCGCCGCGGCGAGATGTCGCGCGCCATCGCCCGCTTCGACCGGCTCCGGCCGGGCGACCTCGGGCCGGGCGAGCTGCCCTCCCCGGGCGCGCTCGGCGCCGCCGTCCTGCCCGTGCGGGCGGGCCTCATCTCCCGCGAGCTGGGCGTGGCGATCGTGCCCGAGGAGCGGGTCATGCGCCGGCGCCGGCCGGCGGCCCAGCGCGGCCCGGTCGTGGGCAAGCGCCTGCAGAGCTTCCTCGACCTCAAGGTGGGCGACCACGTCGTCCACGAGGACCACGGCATCGGGCGGCTGACCGGGTTCGAGACGCGCACGGTCGCGAACCTGACGCGCGACTACCTGGCCCTGGCGTTCGCCGACGGCGACCGCCTGTACGTGCCGCACGACCAGCTCGACAAGGTCACCCGCTACGTGGGCGCAGACGGCTCCGCGCCCGCGCTCTCGAAGCTGGGCGGCAAGGCGTGGGACCGCATGAAGTCGCGCGCCCGGGCGGCGGTGCGCGAGATGGCGGGCGAGCTGATCGCCCTCTACGAGGCGCGCGCGGCGGCGAAGGGCTTCGCCTTCCCGGCCGACGACGAGCTGACCCGCGAGCTGGAGCGCCGCTTCCCGTACCGCGAGACCGCCGACCAGCTCCGCGCGATCGACGCCGTGGCCGACGACATGGAGCGCCCGCGCCCCATGGACCGGCTGGTGTGCGGCGACGTCGGCTTCGGCAAGACGGAGGTCGCGATGCGCGCGGCCTTCAAGGCGGCGGCGGCCGGCAAGCAGGTGCTGATGCTCGTGCCGACCACGATCCTGGCCCAGCAGCACCTCGCCACCTTCCGCGACCGCTTCGGCGACCTGCCGGTGAGCGTCGACATGGTCAACCGCTTCCGCTCGGCGGCGGAGACCCGCGACGTGCTCCAGCGCTACCGGGACGGCCGTCTGGACGTCCTCATCGGCACCCACCGGCTGCTGTCGATGGACGTGCAGCCGAAGGACCTCGGCCTGGTGATCGTCGACGAGGAGCAGCGCTTCGGCGTGGCCCAGAAGGAGTCGCTGCGCCAGCTGCGCCTGCGCGTCGACGTGCTGGCGATGAGCGCGACGCCGATCCCGCGCACGCTGCAGATCTCGCTGTCGGGGCTGCGCGACATCAGCGTCATCGAGACGCCCCCGCCGGGCCGGCGGCCGATCGCCACCCACGTGGGCGAGTACGACGAGTCGCTCGTGGCGGAGGCGCTGCGGCGCGAGAAGGCGCGCGGCGGCCAGAGCTTCTTCCTGCACAACCGCGTCGAGACCATCGAGGAGGCCGGCGAGCGGCTGCGCTCGCTCGTGCCCGAGCTGCGGATCATCACCGCGCACGGGCAGATGCACGAGCACGAGCTCGAGGACCGCATGCTGTCGTTCGTGCGGGGCGAGGCCGACGTGCTCGTGGCGACCACGATCATCGAGTCGGGGCTCGACATCCCGCAGGCCAACACGCTGGTCGTGGACCGCGCGGACGCCCTGGGGCTGTCCCAGCTCTACCAGATCCGCGGCCGGGTGGGGCGCTCCGACGTGACCGCCCACGCGTACCTCTTCTATCCCGACGCGGCCGCGCTCACCCGCGAGGCGGCCTCCCGGCTGCGCGCGCTCGCCGACTACACCGAGCTCGGCAGCGGCCTCAAGATCGCGATGCGCGACCTGGAGATCCGCGGCGCCGGCAACCTGCTCGGCGACGAGCAGAGCGGCCACGTCGCCGCCGTCGGCTTCGAGCTGTACCTCGAGATGCTCAACGAGGCGGTCATGCGCGGCCAGGGCGAGGAGCCCGCCGAGGCGGACGTGCGCGTGGACATCGCGGTGTCGGCCTACATCCCGAGCGACTACGTGCCGCTCGAGACGGCGAAGATCGACCTGCACCGGCGCATCGCGCTCGCCTCCTCGCTGGAGGAGATCGCGACCCTGCGCGACGAGATCGAGGACCGCTTCGGCGAGCTGCCGCAGGCGGTCGAGGCGCTGCTCACCGTGCAGCGCGTGCGGGTCAAGCTGCGCGCCGCCGGGGCGAGCCGCATCGCGGTGCGCTCGGGGCGGGTGACCGTGGGGCCGGTCAGCCTGACCAGCGCCCAGCTGCGGGCGCTGCGCGAGGCCCAGCCCAAGGCCACCTACGCCGGCAGCGAGCGCATCGCCTCGCTGCCCGCCGGCGCACAGCCCGGCGAGCGCCTGGCCGCCGCCGAGGCGGCGCTCGACGCGCTCGCCGACACGGCCGCGCTCGCGGCCTGA